The Streptomyces sp. R28 region CGTGCTGGCGTACACATCGCCCTGGTGGTGCAGCGCCCCGTACATGCCGTCGAGCGCGATCTCCCGACAGGCCGGGTCGTCCGAGGCCAGGTCCCGCAGCAGGTCCGGCACATCGGTCGCCGAGTCGGTGTACGCATGCCCCATCGACGCCCAGTCGACGTCGTCGATCCCCGTGAACACGTCTTTCCTCCCGTAGCGCAGTGGCGCACGGCGGCTGCCACCGATCGACAGCATGCCGTACGCCACTGACAACGGGCCGGGCGGGAGCCCCGGCTGTGACTGGAGCTGGAGCTAGAGCTCCTTGATCCGGATGTCCCGGTAGGACACCACGTCGGTCGTGCCGTGCACCTGGAGCCCGACGTACCCGGAGGCGAACCGGCGCCCGTCCGTGCCCGGGTCGTCCGAGCGGGGCGGGACGAAGTCCTGGCCGCCGGTGTTGTCGAACTCGTTGATCAGCACGCCGTTGCGGTACACCGAGTAGTGCTGGTCGACCACGCGGATCTCGTAGTCGTTCCAGGTGCCCTTCTGGGTGACGCCGGCACCGGCGAGCCCCACCCGGTCGAAGCCGTAGACCGAGCCCGTCTTGTACATGTCGCCGTCGGGCCGGTCGAGCACCTGCACCTCGTGCCCGTACTTGATGGCGACCCACTCGGGCCGTGACTCCTCGGGGTGGTCGTGGACCCAGGGGAAGCGGACGAACACGCCGGAGTTGGCGTTGCCGGTGCCCGGAGCGTCGTCCCGCCACTGGAGCCGCAGCGAGAAGTCGCCGTACTTGCGCTCCGGGAACCACAGCATGCCCAGCCCGGGCCTGGTGGTCCCACTGGTGATCGTCCCGTCACCGTTGGGCGCGAACGAACCGCCGCCCACCTGCTGCCACTTGGCGAACGACTCCGCGCTGCCGTCGAGGATCGTGCGGTAGCCCTCGGTCTGTCCGGGCTCGCCGATCCCGGACTGACGGGCGGCTTTGCGGACGGCGTTGTACTCGCGCTGGTCGCAGGCCCGTTCCTTCAGGAGTCCGTCCAGGACCGTTGTCACGTGCTTGAGGAACAGGGCGTGGGACGTCCACTCCTTCTCGTCCTCGATCAACTCGTTGATCCGGCACCGGCTGTTGGTGAGCCGGTTCGGGACACCCGAGTCGACCGTGCCGACGATCACCGTCAACCGTTCGTCGAACTCCGGGCAGTTGGGGGCCGGGACCTGGCCGGCCACCACGGTGAAGGTCACCGTGCGGGCCGCGGAGGTGTTGCCCGCCTTGTCCGTCGCCCGGTACGCGAGGGTGTGCGTGCCCGCGCGGTCGACGACCACCGGGGCGCCGTACGCGAGGTACGGTCCGGCGTCGATCGAGTACTCGATCCGGTCGACACCCGAGCCGTGCTCGTCGGTCGCCGTGACGGTCACCTCGGCGTTGCCGATGTACGCCCCGGACGAGTTCCTCGTCCCCTCGACGGTCACGCCCGTCACCGGCGGGGTCGTGTCCGGCTGGGGCGCCGCCACGACCGTGAACTGCACGTTCTTCTCGGTGGCGACGTTGCCCGCCTTGTCGGCGGCCCGGTAGCGCACCGTATGCGCGCCGACCTCGTGCACCATCACGGGCGCGCTGTACGGCTGCCAGGCGCCGGTGCCGATCGCGTACTCGATCGTGTTGACGCCGGAACCGGTGTCGGAGGCGGAGACGGTCACGGTCGCCATGTCGATGTACGTCCCGTCGGGGTTCCGCTCGCCGCTCACCGTCGCCGAGGTCTCCGGCGCGGTCGTGTCGTCGGTGGGCGGTGGCACCACCGTGAACTCGACGTTCTTCTCCGCGGAGACGTTCCCCGCCTTGTCCAGGGCGCGGTAGCGGATCTTGTGGGTGCCGACCTGGTCGACGACGACCGGAGCGGTGTACGGCTGCCAGGCGCCCGCGTCACCGACCGCGTACTCGAGGCGGTCGACCCCGGAGCCGCCCGCCTCGTCGGTGGCGTGGATCGCCACGCTCGCCGAACCGACGTACTGCCCCTGCGAGTTCTGCGTACCGCTGACGTGGGCTGTCGCCTCGGGTGCCGTCGTGTCCGCGCCGCTGCCCTCGGTCACCACGAGGATGCCCTGCATCTGGCCGTGGCCGGGGATCGTGCAGTGGTAGCGGTACCGGCCGGGGGT contains the following coding sequences:
- a CDS encoding family 16 glycoside hydrolase, whose amino-acid sequence is MWTALLAAMLVVLGLQALPATGRPQSREAAAEQVLTWTAGDDITKYGSAPATAVAGTATIVFENSTATGNTTGMPHTLTFDTSDPEFNNDVQLNILANPNDDQGGRHTAEVTLTPGRYRYHCTIPGHGQMQGILVVTEGSGADTTAPEATAHVSGTQNSQGQYVGSASVAIHATDEAGGSGVDRLEYAVGDAGAWQPYTAPVVVDQVGTHKIRYRALDKAGNVSAEKNVEFTVVPPPTDDTTAPETSATVSGERNPDGTYIDMATVTVSASDTGSGVNTIEYAIGTGAWQPYSAPVMVHEVGAHTVRYRAADKAGNVATEKNVQFTVVAAPQPDTTPPVTGVTVEGTRNSSGAYIGNAEVTVTATDEHGSGVDRIEYSIDAGPYLAYGAPVVVDRAGTHTLAYRATDKAGNTSAARTVTFTVVAGQVPAPNCPEFDERLTVIVGTVDSGVPNRLTNSRCRINELIEDEKEWTSHALFLKHVTTVLDGLLKERACDQREYNAVRKAARQSGIGEPGQTEGYRTILDGSAESFAKWQQVGGGSFAPNGDGTITSGTTRPGLGMLWFPERKYGDFSLRLQWRDDAPGTGNANSGVFVRFPWVHDHPEESRPEWVAIKYGHEVQVLDRPDGDMYKTGSVYGFDRVGLAGAGVTQKGTWNDYEIRVVDQHYSVYRNGVLINEFDNTGGQDFVPPRSDDPGTDGRRFASGYVGLQVHGTTDVVSYRDIRIKEL